The nucleotide sequence ATTGTACCAAATtttgcatggcagcagaatgttgTTAAAAGATAGAGGCGTGAGCTACATAGGTTGAAACTAAAATCTGTCTGTAATTATTGAATTGCCAAACTGTGATGCCGCATGCTAATTACTTTCCACTGTAGTAACATGTGCAGTTCTTCATAAGAATATGGGAAGGATTTTGGTAAATTTTAAACCCATTTTGATCTGCAGAGAATATCATTGTTTAAGGTATTGTGATTGTGCTATATGTTCAGTGTGACTGTGACTGTTGACCATACTATTATAAATTTTAGATCCGTTTTGATATTAGCATCAAACAAATACTGGAACTGTTACTCCTTCAGGTGGACGTTTTTATCCAAATCCAATGGCATGGGGTCTTTGCTACAAGCGTGAAATGAGCCCATACCAGAACTTCTATTGCGATGACAGCAACGAATTATATCGCTGTGTCGAAGGACTTCAATACTATGGCCGAGGCGGCGAGGCCCTCTTCCTGTTTACTGGTCAGGCCAATATATCCCTCTCTCTGTTGTCGTTAAGTATGAATCAACAAGAGATGATTCTGGAACTGCTTGTTCACTACCCTcagtgttagactgtatttacatgtgtatattgtaacgttgtataccacctcattatatatatatgtgataggccacccctagagggttgtgccagttccccccaaagcctattgtcttacatggtatcagagcgatccggatcagagaaacccggaggctggcgcatgtaaacctcctccgccaagacaccatgaagaaaagcattttgaacatcaagctgacgaagaaaccaacctcgagtaacagccagagagagaagaagtctgatggtagtaggcttgaccactggactgaaggtgtcttcatagtcaagtccaaaacgctgtcgaaaaccacgagcaaccagacgagccttatagcgctcaatggacccatcagaatgcctcttcactttgaaaacccatttggaatcaatgacatttacccgtgattatggaggaacaagagtccatgtctgattgcgaagaagcgcttgatactcctgctccatggcctctctccaatgaggaatgcgcatagcagcttgatacgtgcgtggctcagaggatggatctgcgagagcagcagacatgcacgccgctaaccaagcaactgtgccatcgtgatgttgcttaggctgaaaaatgccactccgactgcgcgtatgtggacgtagagcagcagcaggagccggcggaggcgaaggtgacggagacgtgacggtcgccggagatgcaggaatcacctcaggcgagctcgggacagacgactccgggctgcatggcgaagactggcccgacgacaggggctcagaggccatgggcgaaccgagagtgggcgaggccagctccggtgacaccggcccagacggccttggcgaggcgagagcaggcgaggccggccctggtgagaagggcccagacaccctgggcgaggcaggggcgggcgaggccaggcctggtgatgactgccccgacgccctgggcgagacggggaccgaggaggccggcccagtcggcggggttgcagggcgcgacgatggcgaaggcagcccagaagccagaggcgaccgggccaggacatcgatcggccgtgcatgagcacggaaaccgaggccatgcaggggcgccatgtgctcctcatgcacaacagaaggtgccgaggatgaaggcaatggcgacgaagaggaagatggcgcttccagaatctccaaacgagccccacgaccagtgcctgcaccatggttaggcaacaatagaggagaatatgcaacatcatcaaattggtcagaagcaacagaggatgaatgcatgacaggtggctcggtagtggacacagggagtttggcaaagggaaaaacatgctcatcaaacacaacatcccgagagatgtagacacgattagtgggaacatgaagacatttgtatcctttatgaagagagctataaccaagaaaaacacacttcttggaacgaaactcgagcttacgcttgttatatggacggagatggggccagcaagcacacccaaacaccttgagaaaggtgtaatccggttgttcattaaggagaacttcaatgggggtcttcatattcaaaacacgagtgggagtacgattgatgagaaaacatgcagtggtgaaagcatcactccaaaaacgaaacggaacagatgcatgggccaaaagagtcagaccagcttcaacaatgtgacgatgcttacgttctactgaaccattctgctgatgtgtatgtggacatactaaacggtgagtgatcccaagcgactgaaagaaggagttgaggttgcgatactcgccaccccagtccgactgaacatgaacaattttgtgcttgagaaggcgttcaacatgtttttggaactgaacaaaaaatgtcaaacacatcagatttacgtttgataagataaagccaggtaaagcggctgtaagcatcaacaaaactgatataataattatgaccactaacagaagtctgagcaggaccccatacatctgaaaacacaagttctaaaggatgtttcacctcacgactggactccgaaaaaggaagttgatgactcttcccctgctgacaagcatcacacactgctacatctttattactagacacactaggaagctcatgacgacgcaaaacatgctggacaataggtgtggccgggtgaccaagacgagcatgccactgtgacggagatacccgaactccactgaagacgcgagcgacgccaggatgctccagatgatagagaccttggcagagccgcccactaagaagaatgtccctcgtgccccgatccttaataaaaagatcaaaaggatgaaattcacaaagcacattattatcacgagtgagtttaggaactgaaagaagattacgtgtcacagatggaactcgaagaacattgcgaagttgaagactcctattggcatgtctagtgagaagtgatgcttgaccaatatgagagatgtgcatacctgctccattggcggtgtggatcttgtcggagccatggtagggttcacgagtgtgaagcttccccatctcactggttaggtgctctgtcgccccagagtccatgtaccagtggggatcaatggagtaggactgagtgtatccctgtggcttctgcggcggcggacgatcagccatggcgacctgacgagcaaagttgcaTGTATCCTTCccatcattgccaagaccaagaaaaccccgctggaagcgcttgtgacacttcgaggcccagtgcccatcgcgaccacaaagctggcacacacgtggaccgccagcccctggtagcgtcgcagtaggaggaggggccgaggcgggtggtggtgactgccccgaaggagccctggatgaagcagaggagcgaccacccttggtggcggcgtttgccgagagggcgccgttgcccctggatcggcgcgtctcgactcgttgctcggtaagcaggaggcgtgaaaagacctcgtgtgctggcatgggcgtggagttgcccctctcattgatgatctcgactagggcgtcatactcctcatcaagaccattgacaataaacgagttgaactcggagtcggtgaggggctgtccaatggaggccagcgtgtcggcgagactcttgactttgttgtagaactcagtggcggtggagtcaagcttctgacactccccaagttggcgacggagcccagatacacgagcctgcgactgtgccgcaaacgagcgctcaagaatagtccatgcctcgtgggacgtcttggcgaagacaacaagcccagcaacggccggagagagcgacccctggatggaggagaggttcgcctgatcctgccctgtccagacacggtgagccggattatagaccagaccatgcacgctgtcaaccagcgcaggagggcaagggagagagccgtcgacatagccaagcaggtagtgactcccaagaagcggaagaacctgcgcgcgccagaagatgtaattgtccgacgacaacttgatggtgatgagatggccgaagtgaaacggcggcggcggctgcgatcccatcgaggagactggctgaggtgagaacaccgtggagacagtcggaggggcagccggcgcggtgacagagggcgcgatggccgcggttgacgccgcgaagcctgccagcgcgacgtcctccgccaccagcggcgcagtggccgagggtgcgacagccgcggttgacggggcggctgtggtgtgggccacaagcgcctgcccgggcgaagtagcagccggcgggagcgcgaagagggagccgacgctccgtgtcccgatcggcgcctgaagggaggcggcatccagcggcctcgagagaagtgccgcgagggaggccggcagaaaaccggtggtggtggagccggacgcagcggcggacgtcatagcagtcgggcgacggcggcggcgggcgcggcggcggcggcggcggcggcggcggtgcaatggctcttcgtgctcatggttttgcatcatcaactgctgactcctcattgtttcttcttcaaaggcctgaggttactatgtacttgttggtctatgtagatgatatcattttggtcagctcctctcagtcggatgctactgcgcttgttcgctcacttggtgctgattttgcggtcaaggaccttgggaagcttcattactttcttggtgtggaggttacttctcgtgctgctggtcttgttatgacgcagaagaagtactctctggatttgttgcagcgagctgggatgcttaagtgcaaaccgacgactacacccatgtctaccactgataagctcaatgctgttgatagtgtgcttctttcttcttctgatgcgaccgagtaccggagtattgttggtgggctccagtacttgacgatcacgcgatcagacatttcctatgctgttaaccgagtctgccagtatctgcagtcaccccgtgacactcattggtctgctgttaagcggattttgcgctatattcgtttcacggtggctcatggtttgcatattcggccgtctgactctggttgtctttcagcatattctgatgcagactgggctggcaatccggatgacaggcgatccacggggggttatgctgtcttctttggctctaacctgattgcctggagtgctcggaaacaggctactgtctcgcgtagcagtactgaggctgagtataaggctgtggccaatgccacatcagagattatctgggtatagtccttgcttcaggagttaagtataccccaatcacagcctcctgttctttggtgtgataacatcggtgctacatacctttctgcaaatccggtattccatgcccgaacgaaacacattgaagttgactatcactttgtgcgtgaacgtgtctctcagaagcaactacagatcaagtttatttcttccaaggatcaacttgctgacatcttcaccaagccattgcctttgccacagtttgagacttgcaggcgcaatcttacccttctagattcattagaaagtggctaagattgagggagggtgttagactgtatttacatgtgtatattgtaacgttgtataccacctcattatatatatatgtgataggccacccctagagggttgtgccagtttcccccaaagcctattgtcttacactcAGGAACTATAACTACGGTATCATCGGTAAGGGTATCAAGCAGGATCTGTTGAGCCACCCAGAGTTGCTGCAACAGAATGCCACCCTAGCATTTGAGGCAGCAATCTGGAGGTGGATGACTCCAGTGAAGTGGAGACAGCCGTCAGCCCACGATGCCTTCGTTGGTAACTGGAAACCAAGCAAGAATGATCTTTTGTCTAAGAGATATCCGGGCTTTGGCACTACAATGAATATCATGCGTGGTGATCGCATCTGCGGTCAAGGGTTCACTGATGAGATGAATAACACTATATCCCACTACATATATTATCTCGGCTTGATGGGAGTTAATCATGAGCACTCTGGGCGTAGCTTGGATTGTGCCGACCAGGTGGTATTCAATCCGTCCTCGAAGAGTTTGGGCTCATAAACAAAGCCGCTTGTCAGTGTGATATCCATGGATGTGCCCTTTGCGTAATTGCACTTGAGATCGGCCATCTGGCTTCCCTAACTGTAGAAAGCATATCTCTGAATCTGTACAGTATTCTTTAAGCAGCTGGGAATATTACATTGTGGGCATGCCGCCTATCTCTTGGTATGTGATTTTCTTTTCATGCTTAATGAAGCACATAATTGACATTTTAAGTTTTTAACACGTGAAAATTTGTTACTGTATTTATATTGTTATTAGATGAGTTTTATTTTTCATCGAACCTTGCCTTGCTCCTTTTTTTACAGCACACTCATTGCCTTGCTACTTTCCTGACTATGGCTGCAGAACTTTCTGAATATTCTGTGTGTTTTCTGAATTCTGTCAATGCTGTGTTGGCCAGTTCTGCAGTCTGGAGTACGTTTAGAGAACAGTTTTAGAAGGCTAAGA is from Triticum aestivum cultivar Chinese Spring chromosome 3A, IWGSC CS RefSeq v2.1, whole genome shotgun sequence and encodes:
- the LOC123062999 gene encoding chitinase-like protein 1; the protein is MGKSRATPCYEEEAPTGAFDAMVAARARARAAPAAICASGPEGGEQACDKGWERSGSRLCCKRNITDFFKARHFEELFPRRNDTIAHAAGFWDYPAFIAAAALFEPRGFGTTGGKEMGVREVAAFLAHVGAITSCGRFYPNPMAWGLCYKREMSPYQNFYCDDSNELYRCVEGLQYYGRGGEALFLFTGQANISLSLLSNYNYGIIGKGIKQDLLSHPELLQQNATLAFEAAIWRWMTPVKWRQPSAHDAFVGNWKPSKNDLLSKRYPGFGTTMNIMRGDRICGQGFTDEMNNTISHYIYYLGLMGVNHEHSGRSLDCADQVVFNPSSKSLGS